Part of the Grimontia kaedaensis genome is shown below.
TCGTATGGCTGCTTTCGTTATCGATCTTACCAAGAAAGTCATCACAGAGTTTGGTTTGACGGCGCTGATGGTGACTCACTCTATGAAAGATGCACTGGCATGTGGAGATCGAACAGTGATGCTTCACCAAGGTGAAATTGTTCTGGATGTCGAAGGTGAAGAGCGCGCCAATATGGGTGTTCCGCAGTTACTGGAAATGTTCAGCAAAGTCCGTGGTGAGGAGCTTGCCGACGACAGCTTACTACTAAGCTGAGTGACATCTGGACAGATTAATCTTGAAGGGCAGTTTCGACTGCCCTCTTGTTTTCATGTGGAAGTATTTGGCAAGGTTTCAAACCTACGGCAAGTAAATTAAGTCGATTGGCGACATAGTCTAGTGACTAGAGGCTGCAGACCTATTTTAGAAAGGAAGGAAATGATGGTTAGTTTAGAGTTCCTAATGACCTCTCTGGTCGTTGTGCTGATTCCCGGAACTGGTGTGCTTTATACCGTTTCGATGGGGTTGTTTCTCGGCTCTAGAGCAACGATTTGGGCCTCTTTAGGCTGCACAGTGGGTATTGTTCCTTCCATGCTTGCCAGCATTACAGGTCTCGCCATTATTCTGCATACCAGTGCGTTAGCGTTTCAGGTTGTGAAATACGTCGGGGTGGCTTATCTGCTTTACCTTGCCTGGACAATGTGGCGCTCAAGCAGTGCTTTGTCACTGAGTGAAGAAAAAGAGCCGATGAGTATGACAGGCATAGCCGTTAAAGGCTGCCTGATGAACATACTCAACCCTAAACTCACGATTTTCTTTATGGCTTTCCTACCTCAGTTTGTTCCTGCTCAAGTGGCTTCTCCCACTACTAACATGTTGGCGTTGGGAAGTATTTTTATGGCGATGACGTTTGTGGTCTTTCTGGTTTATGGTGCACTAGCGGCGTCAGTACGAGATTACATCATCAATTCAGAACGTTTAACGGTCGCGTTGCAAAGAGTATTCGCTGGCAGTTTTGCTGCCTTGGGTTTAAAGCTAGCGTTCTCTGAGCGAACCCATTGATGCTCTTAAGGATTAAAAGATAAAGCCCCGGAAATCCGGGGCTTTATCTATGTACTATTGCGCGAGAGGGAGACTAGAAACGTTTAAGCAACCTACCCACTAACGACGGATGGTAGTCCCATGTATGATCGAACATTTCCATCAACTTAGGGTTTCCATATTTTGAAAGATTGATGGCATGGAAGCGGTTGTGTTGCTGTTTCAACATATCCACTTTGTCCTGCACTTCTTTTGGTTGTACCGGAGCGATGAAATCGGAAATCACGACAAGATCTGCGTTGCGATACTTGTCTGTTCCCATCAAATCAATGGAATGGTTCAGGACGGGTGCTAAGTCTGTTCCGCCATGGAAAGAATAAGACAGGAAGTTTAACGCTTCTTTCAAACCATCTTCACCGGTTAACTCATAGGTGATGTGGTCAGTTGAGAAAATCATCACAGAGCAATCACGATCTTCCTTTACAGCGATTTGCATCAGGGCGTAAGCCATTGCCTTTGCACACTGCTC
Proteins encoded:
- a CDS encoding LysE family translocator, which codes for MMVSLEFLMTSLVVVLIPGTGVLYTVSMGLFLGSRATIWASLGCTVGIVPSMLASITGLAIILHTSALAFQVVKYVGVAYLLYLAWTMWRSSSALSLSEEKEPMSMTGIAVKGCLMNILNPKLTIFFMAFLPQFVPAQVASPTTNMLALGSIFMAMTFVVFLVYGALAASVRDYIINSERLTVALQRVFAGSFAALGLKLAFSERTH